From Bombina bombina isolate aBomBom1 chromosome 1, aBomBom1.pri, whole genome shotgun sequence:
TTGCATATTCTAACCTATGTTTTATCCCCAACTTCTTATGTCTTTTTCCCTCTTTATTACTCAGCACTGCCTTGAAAATTCAGAGCAATTTGTCATGCAATTAATTTGCATGTCTATCAATAATATGCATGCACAGTATACATGGCAGACAATTATGCCAAATGTTACTGTAGGAGGGGATTGGAAAAGGTAAATGGTATAAAACTACGGTTCCTAGACTTTAATGAGATTGGATCTACTTTTTAATATTGTCTGTCACTGTGATCTACTGGTACACATGTTAAATGTAtgcatattttaactttaatttattgCATACTGAAGTATAGATCATGTGTGTCCCACTAATAATAGCAGCATTGGCACAATAACATTGTAGATCTGTTGCTACAAGTATGGGTCATcatactaaaagggacatgaaacccacatttttttcttttatgttttaaaaagaacatgtcattttaagcaactttccaatttacttataatagctaatttgcttaattctcttgatatcctttgttaaaaaacatttctgaatagaatcagtaattgctgattggaggctacagaTAGATGCATCACATGATTGGCTCTACCTGtgtatttctatttcttcaacaaagcatatctaaagaatgaagcaaattagataatagaagtacatttaaatgttgtttaatattgcatgatctatctgaaccacaccaaaaaaattggatttcctgtccctttaagcagcatcaAAAGTCTAACAGCTCAGGTAGCATGATAGTTAGGAAGTCTAAGTAACATCTCTCATCATATCCCCACATGAAGCTGTCACTAGCTCCTCtctttttttctaaaagctttagcTATTATTGATatacagatcagtgcagaggatacataaattattattttccttTAACACGGCAACCCCAACACATCAATTTAACCCTAACCACAACTTCTGTACCTTTAAAGTAATTAAACCCCAGCACAATTGATCCTAAATGCAAACTGATTCCCTtttccccttaacaaaataaactcTGTGATTAACCCAACCCCCTCAGCATAATTCAATCTAATCCGTAAAGTGTATGACCATCTTATTTACTTTGCAAAGGAAAATAAAGGATGTTAATACAACATTTTGTTAAAGTAAGCAACATGGGATCATAATGATTATTTCTGACCATTTAACTAACAGGCAAAGTAATAACAACATCATTAGTTACATCAATTAAATACTATCCTTTATGACTGAACATTTCCTGTTTAGAACTTTGgtcaaggggttaaagcttaaataTATACTAATGCTGCATTGTCTTTCTTTTATATAAGGCCCTTTTTGGATGACTGAACCACCCAACACCTTGTTGTTCTTATTATCTATTTCTAGGACATCCCACCGTGTTGTTTTGGGTGAATTTGATCAAAGCTCTAACGAGGAAGCAGTTCAAGTTAAGAAAGTTGCCCAGGTAAATAAACATCTAGCATCATATTTCTTATAATAAAGATTAGTATTGAACTGTTTTGCAATCTTTTAATACCAATAGAAATTGTAATGTTAGGTCATTTATTTCCTTAATGTTATATTTTCATGACTCCATGTTCACAAGCAGGAGAAATCAAGTGAATGCATTCCCCTTGCACCCTTTGGTCTATGTAATaatgaacattttaaaaatgaggaaaattgcttaatatacctcaCCTGGAAATCTACTGCAAAGTCTTCTGATTAagacacaaaggggccgatttactgtagcgatcatgtccgccgcacatcgataaatgcagacagcatacgctgttggcatttatcattgcacaagcagttctggtgaactgcttgtgcaatgccgcccaatgCAGATTaaccggccaatcggctgctagtaggggTGTCAATAaggccaatcatataggatcgggcggattgaagaccgcagcctcagaggcagcgaacaagttatggagcagcggtctttagactgctgattCATAACTACTGTTatcggcgagtctgaaggcttgcgtggaaacaggggcccaATCACTTAATTTCCTGCAAATAATCCCATCCACTTATTTATCTAGAAACACAGTGAAATAACATTTATAGttcctacagttaaagggacagctaTCTCCTTCTGCACTTTTTAACTACAATGCACACTCATGCCAAATCCAAATGTAGATGATTATAATTGGTCAGCAAATGTCATTTAGTTTGGGAACACATACATTTAGATAAAGTAAAATTGCattatttatttgaatattatCCTTAGATATGAAGATACAGTTTTACATAACTTCTAATTTGCATTTACAATCCATTCAAATAAATGACAGGATTGTTTTCATAAATTATTGTACAACACTCTGCATTCCTCATTTATAAATGCCTAGCTCTAAGATACATAACACATACTGTATGTCACTACCCACTCATATACAGTCTGATCTAGTGTATTATCCTTATTTACTTGTTGTGTCTTAATTTAAAAATATCTGCTTAGATTGTAAATTTGAAAAGCCTCTTACGGTGTTGGACTTTGTAAAAAACCATACTTAGTATACACAATCTGAAGGATACTTAGAAAAATCCATATTGATACAAACCTATAAAATAGAAAAATAGCAATCCTTGAATctcatctttcttttttttattgtttttttaggtATTTAAGCACAAACAGTTCAATATGTTTACTATCAAGAATGATATTACCTTGATTAAACTTGACTCCAAAGCTAACATAAAAGATGCTACTGTGTCCCCTGTGTGCCTGGCTGAGACCACAGACAACTTCAGTGGTGGGATGAGATGTGTCACTACCGGATGGGGATTGACAGACTCCACTGGTAAGATCAGTTATGGTTGTGAGGGGGCTTCAGTCTTATTCTCTTAACTGCTCTTGTTTTGAGATTGAAAAAGTCATGGGCCAAATACATACTGTTAATTAGATGTCATAGTTTAGTGAAAAAACACTTCACTCTTGTACTGTAATATTTATTAGTAATATCTATTTGTAATACATCATCATTTTAAAGACATCTTCATGAAGAAAATAATAACAGGACAGTAGGAACATGGATATATAATCAGAGACAGAATGATTAAATGATTTGCTCcctagagagcttacaatctaaaagCAATTGTTCACACTATACAGTGAGGTGATTGTTGGGCTGGGGTTTTCAGGGAGAAAGAGCATTTTGGTTTGGAGAACTAGCCTTGCACGTAAGTTAGGGACTTTATGGAAGATGTGACAGTCCACTCTGAATAGGTAGGTAAACCTTCCGCCAACACATTAAACCACAAAATTCCTTTTTCAGCATCTTATAGATAGCAACTACCAGTTTGTTCCTGTCTTTGGTATTCCTTTTTATAGAAAGaacacagattaatttcaaaagtaTTTTATCAAATTTTTGTGTAGCAATTCATTTGTGTGGCTTGACTGAGACCTAGCTTTGTGGTCTTTGGATGGACTAAGACAATAAATGTATAACTGTCAATAGTACACTTTGCAAGCAGCAAAAAAGTGCCTAACACGTCACTGACAATAGTATATATTAGTAAATAGCAGGAATCCTCTACTAAGAAATATAACTGATTGTTTTACCTTTTAATCTACAAACAATTACTCTTAAATATACGTATGTTTAACAAATGTTCCCCTTATCTTAGCTAATCAAACACCTGCAAGACTTCAGCAGGCAGTTCTCCCTCTCTTAACCAACACTGAATGCAAGACATATTGGGGCAACAAAATTGCTGATGTTATGATCTGCGCAGGAGCTGCTGGAGCCTCATCTTGCATGGTAAGTTCCTTGTAATACCCTGTACCAAGTGATCCTATCTGGTCTTTTGGAGAAGACTCtaatcaatattaaagggacatatcatttgaaatgaaaccttcatgattaagaaagaataTATTTCAGCTTAACATTAAAAAaacctctttctcttggtaatctttgttgaaatgtatcttattttcaggacagtatactagtaagatcaggagtgtgcatgtgtgatgAGAACTTTATTTCTCAATATACTTACAAGCTCTAAAGCATATCTCATTATGTTTTTATGGAAAGCtaattatcaacaaaggatacagagagaaggagtgtttttttattgctctatctgaatcataaacttttaatttttacttccatgtccctttaatgaatgaggTATGTATCATTCAGTAGACCATGATAGATGAATACAGCCTGTAAAAGCAAACTACTTGCGGACACTGCAAATTTCTCCAGACAATAATTTAAAATGCTACGGCACTGTAGGACAACACTATCTAATCAAAGCTTGCGGCTCCACTAGCTGTAACATTTGTCTACTGGTTTATTATACATGTAAACCATCAGACATGTCTATGGCTGATTAGCAAAACTCACTGGCATGAAAATAAATCACACATTTTtttgttgagcattatattgtgacgtatatgtgtctctccttcacatccagcacctgcatagtgagataaacagctctcaaactatcatttgcctttctaaaattatctgAGGTACCTCATTGTATTGATGAGACTTCTTATATAATCTTACTAGAAGATAGAGTTTCAAGAGTTGGGCTCTATGTGCTTGACCactgaccatttaaaaaaaaaaaaaaaaaagatgcatttcACACATAATTAGTGTTGCTCCATTTTGGTTATTTTTTCCATCACATCATAGATAAAAGTACATATGAGCAATAGTAAGGGCAGTTAtagacaaatacacaaatacagtcACTATAGACATATCTGCATAGAGGTAATTAATATACATATAGTTACACACgtaatacacatgtacatacaaagtactaaataaaacacatttatacacacaaaacaTATAGATAGCCTTGTAGATgcacaaattacacaaaaacacacacaatgcaCTCATATTATGATCCTATATAGATTCCTACAAAGCCACATACAGAATACACAGCCAAATACATAGATATCCATTAGCATTGTGAATATGGTTGTCAAAGCTTTCCCTCCCGGCTTGTGGCTTTATGGTGTCTCAATTTTTGGGGGGATTTCTTGAATGTTAATTTGCTATGTATGTGTCTCCCCTGAAAATTCAGAACCTGCATAGACTTCTTAGATTATCTTGCCAGAGTTTTGTAATCAAAAGGTGTGAGAATCAGACATGATATTAGTAAAACGTGATACatgattttacatttaaaaatatgtctTGCCCAACCTCCAGGTACTGGCTGTTTTCTGTATATACTGAATAGCTATTTTATAAACAGATAAAAGTCTGTGGATACAAATCCAGTCATTCATTTCTTCTCTGTCTCTTTTAGGGTGATTCTGGTGGACCATTGGTTTGTCAGAAGGATAATGCGTGGACTTTAGTTGGTATTGTGTCCTGGGGAAGTGGCACTTGCTCCCCATCATCTCCTGGAGTATATGCCAGAGTCACAGCTCTCAGGGACTTTATTGACCAGATTGTTGTTAATAACTAATCTATTTGTTCATCTGAAATAAGtctgtttaaataaatgtatctTGCATTAAAACTTTGTCATGCTCTTTTCTTCTAAAAACACAAGTggaatgtttttttctatctctatctatctatctatctatctatctatctatctatctatcatctatctatctatctatctatctatctatctatctatctatctatctatctatctatcatctatctatctatatatctatctatctatctatctatctatctatctatctatctatctatctatctatctatcatctatcgcaTAAAAATTCAGAAATTATAATTCTTTGATTGAATAATATATTATTgtgctagtcctaaagcctgttcacacaggccgttttttgcagtacagtggtcccaccccttgctctctctctccccctctcttttgcactctctccccctctcttttgcgctctctctctccctctcttttgcgctctctccccctctcttttgtgctctctctagctccacccctcttttgctctctctctccccctctcttttgctccctctctccccctctattttgctttcactcccccctctcttttacactctctctcttccccatctcttttgcgttctctctctcttttgcgctctctctccccttctcttttgcgctctctctctccccctctcttttgcgctctctctctccccctctcttttgcgctctctcgctccccctctcttttgcgctctctcgctccccctctcttttgcactctctctccccattctcttttgccttctctctctcttttgcgctctctctccccctctcttttgcgctctctccccctctcttttgcgctctctttccccctctcttttgcactctctctccccctctcttttgtgctctatccccctctcttttgcgctctctctccccctctcttttctgctctctctctctccccctatcttttgcgctctctctcccccctctcttttgcgctctcccccccttttttttttgctctctctctctcctttttttttgctctctctctccatccctctcttttgctttttcttcatccctctcttttgctctatctctctccccctttcccccctctattttgctctgtctctctcccctctcttttgctctctctccatccctctctttcttttgcaagatgcacaaagtccacggattcatccttacttgtgggatattgtccttcctgacaggaagtagcaaagagagcaccacagtagagctgtctatatagctccccccttaactccaccccccagtcattctctttgctggctctaagcaggaagagtaaagagaagaggtgttaaactgttagtttttattttatcttcaatcaagagtttgttatttttaaatggtaccggtgttgtactatttactctcaggcatagatgaagatttctgcctggaggatgatgatcttagcatttgtaattaaggtccactgctgttcccacagaagctgaggagtacaggaaaacttcagtgtgaggaacggttcttgctatacagcaatgaggtatgttcagtcatttttctgcagagactgggTTAACTCAGAAagactgacagtatccccattagtggaagggtaagcagtaatcctagtgtgaaaGAAGCTTTACtatcttgcataaagggctaagttttttgggcacttttgcctagatttagagttctgcggccaaaggggtgcgttagatgcgcgtgctttttttcccacgcaccttttaaataccgctggtatttagagttcacagaatggctgggttttcagttcgttaggctccaaaaagggaacgtagagcataatttaacgccactgcaactctagataccagcggttcttatggaagcggccagcttcaaaaacgtgcacgattcccccatagaaaacaatggggctgtttgagctgaaaaaaaacctaacacctgcaaaaaagccgcgttcagctcctaacgcagccccattgttttctatggggaaacacttcctacgtctgcacctaacactctaacatgtaccccgagtctaaacacccctaaccttacgcttattaacccctaatctgccgcccccgctattgctgacacctgcatttattattattaacccctaatctgccgctccgtacaccgccacctacattatagctatgtacccctaatctgctgcccctaaccccgctgacccctatattatatttattaacccctaatctgccccccagaacgtcgccgccagctacctacacttattaacccctaatctgtcgagcggaccgcaccgctattataataaagttattaacccctaatccgcctcactcccgcctcaataaccctataataaatagtattaacccctaatctgccctccctaacatcgccgacacctaacttcaattattaacccctaatctgccgaccaaatctcgccgctactgtaataaatgtattaacacctaaagctaagtctaaccctaacactaacacccccctatgttaaatataatttaaatctaacgaaataaattaactcttattaaatcaattattcctatttaaagctaaatacttacctgtaaaataaaccctaatatagctacaatataaattataattatattatagctattttaggatttatatttattttacaggtaacgttgtatttattttaaccaggtacaatagctattaaatagttaagaactatttaatagctaaaatagttaaaataattacaaaattacctgtaaaataaatcctaacctaagttacaattaaacctaacactacactatcaataaattaattaaataaaatacctacaattacctacaattaaacctaacactacactatcaataaattaattaaataaaatacctacaaataaatacaatgaaataaactaactaaagtacaaaaattaaaaaagaactaagttacaaaaaaattaaaaaatgtttacaaacatcagaaaaatattacaacaattttaaactaattacacctactctaagccccctaataaaataacaaagacccccaaaataaaaaaatgccctaccctattctaaattacaaaagttcaaagctcttttaccttaccagccctgaacagggccctttgaggggcatgcctcaaagaattcagctcttttgcctgtaaaaaaaacacatacaataccccccccccaacattacaacctaccacccacatacccctaatctaacccaaaccccccttaaataaacctaacactaagcccctgaagatcttcctaccttatcttcaccataccaggttcaccgatcgatccagaagagctcctccgatgtcttgatccaagcccaagcggggggctgaagatgtccatgatccggctgaagtcttcatccaagcgggagctgaagaggtccatgatccggctgaagtcttctatcaacggcatcttcaatcttctttcttccagatccatgttcacccctcccgacgcggaacatccatcttcaccgacgacttcccgacgaatgacggttcctttaagggatgtcatccaagatggcgtccctcgaattccgattggctgataggattctatcagccaatcggaattaaggtaggaaaattctgattggctgatggaatcagccaatcagaatcaagttcaatccgattggctgatttaatcagccaatcagattgagctcgcattctattggctgttccgatcagccaatagaatgtgagctcaatctgattggctgataggatcagccaatcggattgaacttgattctgattggctgattccatcagccaatcagaattttcctaccttaattccgattggctgatagaatcctatcagccaatctgaattcgagggacgccatcttggatgacgtcccttaaaggaaccgtcattcgtcgggaagtcgtcggtgaagatagatgttccgcgtcggcgggatgaacatggatccggaagaaagaagattgaagatgccgttgatagaagacttcagccggatcatggacctcttcagctcccgcttggatgaagacttcagccggatcatggacatcttcagccccccgcttgggcttggatcaagacatcggaggagctcttctggatcgatcggtgaacctggtatggtgaagataaggtaggaagatcttcaggggcttagtgttaggtttatttaaggggggtttgggttagattaggggtatgtgggtggtgggttgtaatgttgggggggtattgtatgtgttttttttacaggcaaaagagctgaattctttggggcatgccccgcaaaggtccctgttcagggctggtaaggtaaaagagctttgaacttttgtaatttagaatagggtagggcatttttttattttgggggtctttgttattttattagggggcttagagtaggtgtaattagtttaaaattgttgtaatatttttctgatgtttgtaaatatttttttattttttgtaacttagttcttttttattttttgtactttagttagtttatttcattgtatttatttgtagatattgtatttaattaatttattgatagtgtagtgttaggtttaattgtaggtaattgtaggtattttatttaattaatttattgatagtgtag
This genomic window contains:
- the LOC128642105 gene encoding chymotrypsinogen 2 yields the protein MAFLWLLSFTALLGATYGCGVPAIEPVLTGYSRIVNGEEAIPGSWPWQVSLQDSTGFHFCGGSLISPEWVVTAAHCNVRTSHRVVLGEFDQSSNEEAVQVKKVAQVFKHKQFNMFTIKNDITLIKLDSKANIKDATVSPVCLAETTDNFSGGMRCVTTGWGLTDSTANQTPARLQQAVLPLLTNTECKTYWGNKIADVMICAGAAGASSCMGDSGGPLVCQKDNAWTLVGIVSWGSGTCSPSSPGVYARVTALRDFIDQIVVNN